In Marasmius oreades isolate 03SP1 chromosome 1, whole genome shotgun sequence, one DNA window encodes the following:
- a CDS encoding uncharacterized protein (MEROPS:MER0033237), whose product MSSEKYGVLSLKERLSLVACILELPFTVTARIITSIGAAHNKSKSTRRVLGDATFKFLGDRLNYHQIQFVFGTSVNVYESWAKSNKLPIAVDDLGDTGGQLFWIGSKQLDRVVLYMHGGGFVAPLQDYMLDFWRSVQKTVEAQKVEVGFAVLAYSIIPDAGFPQQLRQAVEAVHHLVRAGVPMQNIQIVGDSAGANLVMQLYSHILHPHPDVPPLSVTTKFSSMCLISPWISMLGEGASSFESAKSVNDVMNPKTSRAWGARVLQDVPDAYRPYVDAVNAPSGWFKGMDGIVDRILVIVGDAECPYNSTVVFEKDHLSKHHPSVTLFTQGDGVHDDPFMEFFARSSKHGEAAKLICEWVASG is encoded by the exons ATGAGCAGCGAAAAGTACGGTGTACTCAGCTTGAAAGAGCGCCTTTCCTTGGTTGCCTGCATTCTTGAACTTC CCTTCACAGTCACTGCGCGGATTATCACCTCTATCGGCGCTGCTCATAACAAATCCAAGTCGACGCGCCGTGTACTTGGAGATGCAACGTTCAAGTTCCTCGGGGATCGACTCAACTACCACCAGATCCAGTTCGTCTTCGGCACATCCGTCAACGTTTACGAGAGTTGGGCGAAAAGTAACAAACTTCCCATCGCTGTCGATGATCTTGGGGATACGGGTGGACAACTGTTCTGGATCGGCTCGAAACAGCTCGACCGGGTGGTCCTATACATGCATG GAGGAGGATTTGTTGCCCCACTTCAAGACTATATGTTGGATTTCTGGCGCTCTGTTCAGAAGACTGTAGAAGCACAGAAGGTAGAAGTAGGTTTTGCCGTTCTAGCGTATA GTATCATCCCTGACGCTGGATTCCCTCAGCAGCTGCGacaggctgttgaagccGTCCATCACCTTGTTCGCGCCGGAGTTCCCATGCAGAACATCCAGATCGTTGGCGACTCCGCTGGCGCGAACCTCGTCATGCAACTCTACTCCCACATTCTCCATCCTCACCCCGATGTTCCTCCCTTGTCCGTTACCACCAAATTCTCCAGCATGTGCCTCATTTCGCCTTGGATCTCCATGCTAGGCGAGGGTGCTTCATCCTTTGAATCTGCGAAGAGCGTCAACGACGTTATGAACCCCAAGACCTCCCGTGCATGGGGAGCTCGTGTTCTCCAAGATGTACCCGACGCCTATCGCCCATACGTCGACGCTGTGAACGCGCCGAGTGGTTGGTTCAAAGGTATGGATGGTATTGTGGATCGTATCCTCGTTATCGTTGGAGACGCAGAGTGCCCATACAACTCTACGGTAGTGTTCGAGAAAGACCATCTTTCGAAGCATCATCCCAGCGTGACGCTGTTCACTCAGGGAGATGGTGTTCACGATGATCCTTTCATGGAGTTCTTCGCCAGATCGTCTAAGCATGGTGAAGCAGCCAAGCTGATCTGCGAGTGGGTTGCGAGTGGATGA
- a CDS encoding uncharacterized protein (MEROPS:MER0033237), translated as MPSSSHPLRNHIVDHDVGQTFNNEKYGVLSLKERLSLVACILELPFTVTARIITSIGAAHNKSKSTRRVLGDATFKFLGDRLNYHQIQFVFGTSVNVYESWAKSNKLPIAVDDLGDTGGQLFWIGSKQLDRVVLYMHGGGFVAPLQDYMLDFWRSVQKTVEAQKVEVGFAVLAYSIIPDAGFPQQLRQAVEAVHHLVRAGVPMQNIQIVGDSAGANLVMQLYSHILHPHPDVPPLSVTTKFSSMCLISPWISMLGEGASSFESAKSVNDVMNPKTSRAWGARVLQDVPDAYRPYVDAVNAPSGWFKGMDGIVDRILVIVGDAECPYNSTVVFEKDHLSKHHPSVTLFTQGDGVHDDPFMEFFARSSKHGEAAKLICEWVASG; from the exons AtgccctcttcctctcatcCATTGAGAAATCACATTGTTGATCATGATGTGGGACAAACTTTCAATAA CGAAAAGTACGGTGTACTCAGCTTGAAAGAGCGCCTTTCCTTGGTTGCCTGCATTCTTGAACTTC CCTTCACAGTCACTGCGCGGATTATCACCTCTATCGGCGCTGCTCATAACAAATCCAAGTCGACGCGCCGTGTACTTGGAGATGCAACGTTCAAGTTCCTCGGGGATCGACTCAACTACCACCAGATCCAGTTCGTCTTCGGCACATCCGTCAACGTTTACGAGAGTTGGGCGAAAAGTAACAAACTTCCCATCGCTGTCGATGATCTTGGGGATACGGGTGGACAACTGTTCTGGATCGGCTCGAAACAGCTCGACCGGGTGGTCCTATACATGCATG GAGGAGGATTTGTTGCCCCACTTCAAGACTATATGTTGGATTTCTGGCGCTCTGTTCAGAAGACTGTAGAAGCACAGAAGGTAGAAGTAGGTTTTGCCGTTCTAGCGTATA GTATCATCCCTGACGCTGGATTCCCTCAGCAGCTGCGacaggctgttgaagccGTCCATCACCTTGTTCGCGCCGGAGTTCCCATGCAGAACATCCAGATCGTTGGCGACTCCGCTGGCGCGAACCTCGTCATGCAACTCTACTCCCACATTCTCCATCCTCACCCCGATGTTCCTCCCTTGTCCGTTACCACCAAATTCTCCAGCATGTGCCTCATTTCGCCTTGGATCTCCATGCTAGGCGAGGGTGCTTCATCCTTTGAATCTGCGAAGAGCGTCAACGACGTTATGAACCCCAAGACCTCCCGTGCATGGGGAGCTCGTGTTCTCCAAGATGTACCCGACGCCTATCGCCCATACGTCGACGCTGTGAACGCGCCGAGTGGTTGGTTCAAAGGTATGGATGGTATTGTGGATCGTATCCTCGTTATCGTTGGAGACGCAGAGTGCCCATACAACTCTACGGTAGTGTTCGAGAAAGACCATCTTTCGAAGCATCATCCCAGCGTGACGCTGTTCACTCAGGGAGATGGTGTTCACGATGATCCTTTCATGGAGTTCTTCGCCAGATCGTCTAAGCATGGTGAAGCAGCCAAGCTGATCTGCGAGTGGGTTGCGAGTGGATGA